One region of Coleofasciculus sp. FACHB-T130 genomic DNA includes:
- a CDS encoding PrsW family intramembrane metalloprotease: protein MDRFLITAILIAIPTFIYIRIVISIDRFEKEPTRYLIAAFLWGALPAVVGGIIVQLILNVPIQLIFGAESLGGQFITTAVNAPVTEEILKGAAVAIIYLWYRREFDGWVDGIVYGAMAGFGFAYVENILYLLGTKTWEEWGQLLLLRVIVLGFMHGFWTALTGIGFGLARHRHNLFTKILLISGGLIAAMSAHLIHNGALILAKASGGATLAIALWNYGFLAALMIVLGFVAADRDRKMLKTYLSDEVPTVISSADYEALCNRRSNTLARLRVAPKQQRAFIQTAAELAQKKFQLFEMGEESGNSTEIALLRKQLKQFRN from the coding sequence ATGGATAGATTCTTAATCACAGCCATTCTAATAGCGATTCCTACATTTATTTACATCCGCATCGTGATTAGCATCGATCGGTTTGAGAAAGAACCGACACGCTATCTGATTGCGGCATTTTTGTGGGGGGCGCTGCCAGCAGTGGTGGGTGGCATCATTGTGCAATTAATTCTAAACGTACCCATCCAACTGATATTTGGTGCAGAAAGTCTTGGGGGTCAATTCATCACCACGGCTGTCAATGCACCCGTCACCGAAGAAATCCTCAAAGGCGCTGCTGTAGCAATTATTTACCTGTGGTATCGCAGAGAATTTGATGGCTGGGTAGATGGGATTGTCTATGGGGCGATGGCGGGTTTCGGATTTGCCTATGTAGAAAATATCCTGTACTTGCTGGGCACAAAGACATGGGAAGAATGGGGACAGCTGCTGCTGCTACGTGTCATAGTCTTGGGCTTCATGCACGGCTTTTGGACAGCTCTCACCGGCATCGGGTTTGGTTTGGCACGCCATCGGCATAACTTGTTTACGAAAATACTGCTAATCTCTGGCGGGTTGATTGCGGCGATGAGTGCCCATTTAATCCACAATGGCGCACTGATTTTAGCAAAAGCCAGCGGTGGTGCGACCCTAGCGATCGCTTTGTGGAATTACGGGTTCCTGGCAGCTTTAATGATTGTTTTAGGGTTTGTCGCTGCCGATCGCGATCGCAAAATGCTTAAAACATACCTTAGCGACGAAGTTCCAACTGTAATTTCATCTGCTGACTACGAAGCACTCTGTAACAGGCGTTCCAACACCCTCGCGCGGTTGCGCGTAGCACCCAAACAACAACGCGCTTTCATTCAAACCGCAGCCGAGTTGGCTCAAAAGAAATTTCAATTATTTGAAATGGGCGAAGAAAGCGGTAACAGTACCGAAATCGCCCTACTCCGCAAACAATTAAAACAATTCAGAAATTAA
- a CDS encoding PAS domain S-box protein, which produces MSREFDMRLKAQTLKLLKAKEALQAALTRCQQTEAKLHEADEELEKRVRNRTAELAQANEQLQHEINQRQQTEALLRQNEQMYRRVLDATGEGIWIIDAEGKTTYVNQQTAEMLGYSSEEILGRPAFDFLFEEDLAEAHSYYQRMQQGSQEQHEWRWRCKNNREMWVAARTHLIFSENGQFQGFISIFTDISNRRQAQEAHRESDRFFQATFNQAAVGIAHVSIDGQWLLVNQKLCDIVGYTPEELRQRTFQDITHPDDLSADLEHVRQMLASEIQTYSIKKRSIRKDGSQVWINLTVSLVREPTGEPKYFISVIENIDERKQAEQALEKSLKELSDIKFALDQAAIAVATDEKGTINYVNDKFCQISKYAREELIGQSHRLINSGFHAKEFFQNLWATISDGKIWQGEIKNRAKDGTCYWVDTTIVPFLNDQGKPFQYLAIRFDITKRKQAEEALQQSEERLRLALEAAQMGIWDWNILTNQVAWTDNNEKLFGLTPGSFEKTYEAFLGYIHLEDRESVQQAAIRALEENQGYEQEFRIVWPDGSIRWMMTKSQLLCNETGTAVRMIGTTLDITKQKLAQFALTQQTERQRLVAAIAQRIRQSLDLDEILSTTVTEVRELLLTDRVIVYRFQPDWSGFVMMESVGSGCKSLQGSTISKPLGDIYVQRHQQGEITGIEDIHTADLDKYHFDLLAEIQVRATLIVPILQRGRDEIFTVAENTGANAVFCTTSPTPILWGLLCVHECSQPRQWQQLEIDLLTSLANQLAIAIEQAALFKQVQQMNSNLERQVQKRTTQLQKALGFDAVLKRITDKVRDSLDESQILQAAVRELALSFNMSSCHASLYNLEQETATICYEYAASMPSSKGRVLQMASFPEIYRPLRQGKHFQLCSFSGNSIHGQASMLACPMFDDQGVLGDLWLFHHPDYTFNNLEIRLVKQVANQCAIAIRQARLYQTSLAQVQELEKLNQLKDDFLSTVSHELRTPIANMKMAIQMLKVSPTGDRSQRYLQILQTECNRETELINDLLDLQRLAAASYPSFLATAIDLPEWLPNIIESFRSRIQEREQILQVDIPSNLPTLVSELASVERILTELLNNACKYTPPGERITVTVRAASAMMQIKVSNSGVEIPPDELPRIFDKFYRIPRADRWKQGGTGLGLALVQKLTQHLGGILRVRSVSEEITFTLELPLTHPMSGNG; this is translated from the coding sequence ATGTCTAGAGAGTTTGATATGCGGCTTAAAGCACAAACTCTAAAGCTTCTCAAAGCCAAAGAAGCGTTGCAAGCTGCATTAACCCGGTGTCAGCAAACAGAGGCGAAGTTGCACGAAGCTGATGAAGAGTTGGAAAAGCGGGTAAGAAACCGGACTGCGGAACTGGCGCAAGCTAACGAACAATTGCAACATGAAATCAATCAGCGCCAACAAACTGAGGCACTGCTGCGCCAAAACGAACAGATGTATCGGCGAGTTCTGGATGCGACGGGTGAAGGCATTTGGATAATCGATGCTGAGGGAAAAACGACATACGTTAACCAGCAAACCGCCGAAATGCTCGGCTATTCAAGTGAGGAAATTTTGGGTCGTCCTGCATTTGATTTCCTCTTTGAGGAAGACCTTGCTGAAGCACACTCGTATTACCAGCGGATGCAGCAGGGAAGCCAAGAACAGCACGAGTGGCGTTGGCGTTGCAAAAATAATCGAGAGATGTGGGTAGCCGCTAGAACCCATCTAATCTTTAGCGAAAACGGTCAATTTCAGGGTTTTATCAGCATATTTACTGATATAAGTAACCGTAGGCAAGCGCAAGAGGCACACAGAGAAAGCGACAGGTTCTTCCAGGCAACATTTAACCAAGCTGCTGTTGGCATCGCTCACGTCAGCATCGACGGGCAGTGGTTACTGGTTAATCAAAAACTCTGCGATATTGTGGGTTACACGCCAGAGGAACTGCGACAGCGCACTTTTCAGGATATTACTCACCCCGATGATTTAAGTGCGGATCTAGAACACGTCCGCCAAATGTTGGCGTCAGAGATTCAGACCTATTCCATCAAGAAGCGCTCCATCCGCAAAGATGGTTCTCAAGTTTGGATTAATTTGACTGTATCGCTGGTACGGGAACCAACGGGTGAGCCGAAGTATTTCATTTCGGTTATTGAAAATATTGACGAACGTAAGCAAGCTGAACAGGCATTAGAAAAATCTTTGAAGGAATTATCAGACATCAAGTTTGCTTTAGATCAAGCAGCGATCGCGGTAGCAACTGACGAGAAGGGAACGATTAACTATGTTAATGATAAATTTTGTCAAATTTCTAAATATGCCAGAGAAGAATTGATTGGACAAAGTCATCGTTTGATCAATTCTGGATTCCATGCAAAAGAATTCTTTCAAAATCTTTGGGCAACGATTTCTGACGGAAAAATTTGGCAAGGGGAAATTAAAAATAGAGCGAAGGATGGCACTTGTTACTGGGTCGATACTACGATTGTGCCGTTTCTAAATGACCAAGGAAAACCGTTCCAATATTTAGCAATTCGATTCGATATCACGAAACGCAAGCAAGCAGAAGAGGCACTGCAACAAAGTGAGGAGCGATTGAGACTAGCTCTGGAAGCTGCACAAATGGGCATTTGGGACTGGAACATCCTCACGAATCAAGTGGCCTGGACTGACAACAATGAAAAGCTATTTGGTTTGACTCCTGGTAGCTTTGAGAAAACCTATGAAGCCTTCCTCGGATACATTCATCTGGAAGACCGCGAATCCGTACAGCAAGCAGCAATTCGTGCCTTGGAAGAAAATCAGGGCTACGAACAGGAATTTCGCATTGTCTGGCCTGATGGCAGCATTCGTTGGATGATGACAAAAAGCCAGTTGCTGTGCAACGAAACAGGCACAGCGGTGCGGATGATTGGCACTACTCTGGATATCACCAAACAGAAGCTCGCACAATTCGCTTTAACGCAGCAGACTGAACGACAGCGATTGGTAGCAGCGATCGCTCAACGCATTCGCCAATCTTTAGACTTAGACGAGATTCTCAGTACGACCGTCACTGAAGTCCGAGAATTGCTCCTGACCGACCGGGTAATCGTTTACCGTTTCCAGCCAGACTGGAGTGGATTCGTGATGATGGAATCGGTCGGTTCTGGGTGTAAGTCTCTCCAGGGAAGCACCATCTCAAAACCACTAGGAGACATTTATGTCCAGCGCCACCAACAAGGGGAAATCACCGGGATAGAAGATATTCATACCGCAGATTTAGATAAATATCATTTTGACCTACTGGCTGAGATTCAAGTCAGAGCGACTTTGATAGTCCCGATTTTGCAAAGAGGCAGGGACGAAATCTTCACCGTCGCGGAAAATACGGGAGCGAATGCGGTGTTTTGCACCACTTCCCCCACGCCTATACTGTGGGGGTTGCTTTGTGTCCATGAGTGTTCGCAACCCCGACAGTGGCAGCAATTAGAAATTGACTTACTGACTTCATTGGCGAATCAGTTAGCGATCGCCATTGAGCAAGCGGCACTGTTTAAGCAGGTGCAACAGATGAACTCCAATCTGGAACGCCAAGTGCAAAAACGTACCACCCAGTTGCAAAAAGCACTCGGCTTTGATGCGGTGCTGAAACGCATCACAGACAAAGTCCGCGATAGTCTGGACGAAAGCCAAATTTTGCAAGCAGCGGTTAGGGAGTTGGCACTCTCTTTCAACATGAGCAGCTGCCATGCTTCGCTCTACAACTTGGAACAAGAAACTGCCACGATTTGCTACGAATACGCCGCCTCAATGCCTTCCTCGAAGGGTCGCGTCTTGCAAATGGCTTCTTTTCCGGAAATTTATCGACCCCTCCGGCAAGGGAAGCATTTTCAATTGTGTTCCTTCTCTGGCAACTCTATCCACGGTCAGGCATCGATGTTAGCTTGTCCGATGTTCGACGATCAAGGAGTCCTGGGGGATTTGTGGTTATTCCATCACCCAGATTATACCTTTAACAATCTGGAGATTCGGCTGGTCAAACAGGTAGCCAATCAATGCGCGATCGCCATTCGTCAAGCCCGACTTTATCAAACATCCCTTGCCCAAGTGCAGGAACTGGAGAAACTCAATCAACTCAAAGATGACTTCCTCAGCACGGTTTCCCACGAATTGCGGACTCCTATCGCCAATATGAAAATGGCGATCCAAATGCTCAAGGTTTCTCCGACAGGCGATCGCTCTCAGCGCTATCTACAAATATTGCAAACAGAGTGCAACCGAGAAACTGAGCTAATCAATGACCTTCTAGACTTGCAACGGCTAGCAGCTGCGTCTTATCCCAGCTTTCTTGCCACGGCAATCGATCTACCAGAGTGGTTGCCGAATATTATTGAATCCTTTCGCTCCCGCATACAGGAACGCGAACAAATCTTACAGGTTGATATTCCCTCAAACTTGCCCACCCTAGTCTCGGAATTAGCCAGTGTGGAGCGAATTTTGACAGAGTTGCTCAATAATGCGTGCAAGTATACCCCACCAGGAGAACGCATTACAGTAACAGTCCGTGCCGCTTCGGCAATGATGCAAATCAAGGTGAGCAACTCTGGGGTCGAGATTCCGCCTGATGAGCTACCCCGCATTTTTGACAAGTTCTACCGCATTCCCCGTGCCGATCGCTGGAAGCAGGGCGGAACTGGTTTAGGATTAGCGCTGGTGCAGAAACTCACCCAACATTTAGGCGGCATTCTTCGAGTC